The Nomia melanderi isolate GNS246 chromosome 3, iyNomMela1, whole genome shotgun sequence genomic interval TTCGCTGCAAAAAAGATGACACATAAAACGttgaagattttcgtggcagtcaatgtgttaactacgggaaatgtccaaaattcaattgaggataatttattaaactgagaaaataattgtaagttaaaacttgaaaaggtgtcttttgacaactaaggtagaaatagtgttaaaagagTGGTACTGGTGAAATGTTGATTTGGTAAAGAGGGATGATAAaggataattgaatattttatttctcagaCACGATTGTTTTTGCattgaaattattcgttatcTCGTTGCGTCCAGCACATCTAACGCTTCTAAGTTCCTACGTTAAGTTATCGTACGAGTAACCGTCGAGTGTTTTATAAACGAATCGTAGCCACGGTCAGTACTAATGTTTAAAATCGAGGATTCACGTTTTTTGCGCAACTTGAACCAGCCGAACGTTACGACGAACGATTACACGGTAGAATGTCTTAGGGAACTAGGAACATACGTAATATCTTCCAACGGTGACACGAGAGTACGCACATTTCtaatgttacattttattacaGATCAATGTTGTAACTTCCATTTCGTTCTTCTGAttgtttaacgctggaactaccgaggatattatatgatttatatgtaatgcttataaaaattgtaacaatcgattattttcagtcccttcgttatagtactcaagtgaaactatttattttcaagctcatttcgaatattcaatgcgtttaaaataataattgcgaaacaaaaaaatgaaaaccagtcattttaattattacagtagttttactgttaatatcaataattgccaaacaaaataatcgaaaccaatgattttgactgatacacagtagttctagtgttaaaaagaaggaaagaaaaatattctgattatccgattaaaatattaaagtcgTCGAACACAATTTGATTCAACATGACCTTTACAAAGTGTGTACTCTAggtatctttttttaaattgtatatgcTTTTCACTTTCCTACCCATGCAAGTAGGTAGCGAATAAGGGTTACAGTTCAGAACGTAAGATTGTATTATATACGACATACGAAAAGGTAATCCGTACTGTTTTGTATAATTGTATATCGCAGGAATCCATTTAAGACAGTaaacaaagagaaagaaagaaagaaagaaagaaatggaaatatttagtgATCAGGTTTATCTATGTTCCAGTTCGCTAAGTCTAGAAGAATATTAATGCGAACAGACGAAATTCTCTTCCATTGACAAATAAACGTAACAACATATCAAGCGCGTTTATtgacaaatttttcattacatGTCTTTGAAATATGTATCTAAAAACAGAAACGACTATGCATACATTTGAATTTTCCTTGCTGATTAGCTCAGCGCGCAgagtcaatttttattttctttgaaacgagAACAACTGAGTAAGAAACACTTTCACAGAGCGAACGAGATTTTAccgaagaataataataataataataataaaaaagaaaatagaaaaattccaataaaacaCTTTTTTTGTACATCGAAATTTGgtcttatcattttatttctatatttcgttTCCGACGTCGATTAGGTTACCACCTTGTCAATGAACAACCcaatattaaagtataatttttttctaCAGACgattctttcataattattcacATTCTGTATTGATTTTAAGATTCATTAGTGAtactactatatatatatatgtatatatgtatatatgtatatatgtatatgtatacatatatatatattatacagcgATGAAATCGCTCGAAGCTAAATAATACGTGTGTTAATATAActtgaaaagtaaaaaaaaaactagCGGTGGAGTTTCTAGCAACTAATGCTGTTCGAATGTTGCGAATTTCATTTATACGATTCCCCTGGTGAACATCCGTTTTTCTCCCCATAGCAAATTTCCCATTTGTGATATAACGATAGAAACCGCAGAAGTTTCGTTCGAATTCGGTATTGTCTTTgatagtttatttttatacttttgtaGGTTGCATCTGCCGCATTTATCGCGATTTATTTGAGACTATTCGTATAGTGCAATACGAACGGGATATTTGtgaattacaaaaagaaaaagaaaaaataaagagaaaccgAATTGCACTCGTGATCACTGTCACAAGAATCGTTTCATTTATGACTGTTTGTAGTTACGGAAATCCAACGTACACGAATATTGTAAATCGTAAAACAGGTTCTTGAAATAAATCCGAATAATATGTATGATATTATGTCTGTTGTATTTTACGAAGGAATTTTTTGGATATTTCAATATAGTTTGAGGAGGACACAGACTTTATCGTCCCTTTGAACTAAACGATAAAATGACACGTACAAATGTAAACCgggtaatttataaaaaagaatagtAGTAGATGTTAGAaggattttgatttttaaagtcTTTAGAAATTGTTGAAGGAACATTTTAATCTGGTACTGATTTAACAACTGTATTATTATCGAAAgagtttaataattcaaataaaagaagTGTGTATCTTGAAGTACTCTCATTGGATTTTTAAGATTAAGGTTTAAAGTCGTATtcatttcatagttttatatctaataaaatagattgatcttgaaaataatagGAATGATCATTGAAAAAGGTCGTGATCACCAGGTTTCTTATTTTTagaatgaaaatgaacatttagattttgtttttcaaaatgatCATTTTTTCATAACACTTCCTACattcaatataatttcttttaaattatttttatattatattcaaaagataaaaaatattttacaattattttattattttgttatttgtataTGATATAATGCTTTATCCTTATCAGAGATTGAAACTGGTGCTCCTGACATCATATCACGACCTTCTGAAGTTTTTGGAAATGCTATTACACTTTTTATACTCTCTGTATTGCACAGCAAGGACATTAAACGGTCCAATCCTTGAAAAAGaattaagttttaaatagtaattggattaattcattgtttattCGATATTGTAAGTGAAAATACCTATGGCGATTCCACCATGGGGAGGTGCACCACACTCCAAGGCATCAAGCATATGTTCCAATAATGACTCAtctatatttaacatttttaatatttgtcttTGCAAAGACGGTTCGTGAATTCGTATCGATCCTCCTGCAATCTCACAGCCATTTATAACCAAGTCGTAATGCAACCCTCTTACCTGTAATTACatgattattttacttaatctTAAATGCATCGTGATAGtgattacattattaaataataaaagtactCTTGTTGGATCTTCAGAAAGATACTGAATATCATCTGGATGAGGTTGCGAGAATGGATGATGTGTAGCTTCTAGTTCATTTGTCTCatcattaattgaaaataatgggAAATCAGTGATCCATAACATTTCATTGCCAGGAGTTCGAATTGTTTGCCCTGAGCTCTCTAATATATTCGTGAATTGCACACGTACTCTTCCTAATAGTGTTTGCTACAAATTTACAAACCAAATTAGTATATTCGTGAAAACTGTGcaatttgtaatttgaaactTACCGTGATAGACTTCTCCCCGCAAGCTAAGAACAAAACATCCCCATCCTTTAAATTTAGTTTTTCCCTCATATTTCCTTCTACAAAagtggaataaattttatttgatgctGCTGCTGATGATTTctgaagtatttttaattgaattaattttgcAGAACCACATTCGCACTGTAGTTTGGAGATAGATTCTCTGGTagattttgtaagaaaattctAGAATGAAGATGAAGAAACACATAAAGAAAATACTGCATACAAAAATAGATGGATTTATACAGAGACATAAATTTGTTTACAAACATACATGTTGATTGGGAAAAACTAAAGCATAAATTTCAAGATTCTCATTCCACTTTATTTTTAAGGTCTCTTCCATTATAGAAGGGTCAACTGCATTTGTAAGCCTACAAAGCTAAAATATTGGTATCATTaacttcaataataaataaaacaattttcaatgacATATACAAATCTTACTTGATATGGTATCCTTAAATCTGGCCGGTCTGAACCGTACAGTTCCATTGCTTCATTAAATTTGAGTCGTTTAAAAGGACTGGCTATAGGTTCTGCTTCTTCAGGCCaagaatacattaataaattctcaATTAATTCCATTATCCCATTGCAATCAACAAATGACATTTCTAAATCTAgctgtaaaaaaatgtatttataaattatagctTGTTCGTATTGTTAtacatttacaagaaaatacacACCTGCGAAAATTCAGGTTGCCTATCGTGTCTGGCAGTTTCATCTCTGTAACATCTAGCAACCTGAAAATATCTGTCAAATCCGCCAATCATTAATAATTGCTTAAACTGTTGAGGACTCTGGGTTAGAGAATAAAACTGTCCTGAATGTTGTGTCGGAACAATGAATTCTTGGGCTCCctatatatacatttaataaattctaatataTAGTTATTCATAGAAATGATCACCTATTACAACATatgtattgggttgatgcaaaagttttgacattttttttgtaagaaataaaaaatattcttaaccaTTCACTGGTTAAACTAAAATTAAGtagaaacgaagaaataagTGTCCTTTACGCATGttataatagtttaaaaacAGATGTATGTTTCAAAAAAACAAATGTGTCTGTTATTCATATGcaaaaaacatcaaaatttgTGGGCATCAACCCAATATTATTTCAACATACATACTCCAGGAgtacatttaaataatgttGGCGTTTCTATGTCCACGAAATTACATTCTTTAATTAAGTATTCTCTCATCTTTCCTATAACTTGAGAACGTAATCTTAGATTCTTTTGCAATTCGGGATATCTCAGAGCCAAATATCTGTGTTTCATTTGCGTACTTTCCTTTGCTTTGGTGGattttgcaatagaaaatgGAAGATCTGGTTTTGCtaaattcaaaatttccaaGGATTCTATATGCACTTCAATATCTCCAGTTTTCAAGTTTTTATTCTTTTGTCCCTCTGGTCTCTCGTACACTGTACCCACTATATTTAATACACTTTCAAGAAACAGACTACTAACCAGCTCTTTCAAGTCATTtctctaaaataaaaatcaattcttacattactgtgtcatatttgttattaatggaTTACATAtgttaaattacattatttggTATTATGAATTGTGTAAGACCATAAGCATctcttaatattataaatttgtccATTCTTAGATATGATATCCACCCGCATAGCTGAACATTCTCTCCCacattttgaatgtttaattcacCACACGTATGAGTCCTTGAAACAAATTTGTTAACAGGTTGTACATATTGTTTTGTCAGGtcttgttttgtaatagccaaATCATGAGTGCAAGCTATTAAgattgaacaatattttttcataaactgaaataaaattgaacatgTTATTTATGAGTTATCAtgcatatattttttacaaatgaaaCTTACATTATGtttatgtaatttgtttttacaaaataactTGAGGAACTGATTGCCTAGTATGATGGAACTCcgaaatttaaacattataataaattatattataataagatgATTGTGtttatgatttataaatatgatgCTGTGAtgaattctaatattaaatttgtatgcGAAGTAAGTAAATTGGTATCATAGTAATCATAATAGTTTACATCAAAAACAAAGATATATTGACACTGTGCATGTACTTAATTACCCCTGtccaattaaatatttcaattgcacATATATTACATCATTATGTTTGTAACTTATCTAATTGTAGATATAAGTATTTATTGATAAACTATTAGTATGTATATACTATTAACGTCACACAAAATTCTTATAGCAACGAAACTCCGGAGTTCTTTAAAACCGACTTCTAACGTGTATGCGTACGGAAAATGTGTTTCATGAATTACGAGTATTTTTTAACTCTGTATTTTAGTTGGTCACCCTGATTACAAAAGCTTTGCCGAAGATTTGTTTGGCGTGAATGTTTGGTGTTTGGATATACGTCAAACTGATAAAAAATGGTATActtaagaattattaaataaagaagGTATTGAGATagcttattttatatttattacaatagttAATGTTATTTTTCAGTTACCATTGTCGTTATTAAAGACAGCGCAAAATCATCCTATGGTATGTTTTTATCgtatatgaaaaagaaatatattttcaacacgTATACCTATTTAAGtaatggaatataatattttacagctTGTTGAActaaaaaatggagaaacataTAATGGACATTTAGTTAGTTCCGATAGTTGGATGAACATAAATCTCAGAGAGGTTATATGTACATCTAGGGTATAGTatcattatttttgaaattaataatattatacttagAAAGACAAAATATGCAATTTAAATACGATTAATTCAAGATGGTtatgtttaaattttttataagtatttGTAATAGAAGTTCTacatataacaaattttaattaaaattctaacttccgataaattttgtttgtacataaactaaataatataaattaattattcgtggAAGTGCAATTCTTTCTATGTTTGAGAAAATT includes:
- the AspRS-m gene encoding aspartyl-tRNA synthetase, mitochondrial isoform X1, which codes for MFKFRSSIILGNQFLKLFCKNKLHKHNFMKKYCSILIACTHDLAITKQDLTKQYVQPVNKFVSRTHTCGELNIQNVGENVQLCGWISYLRMDKFIILRDAYGLTQFIIPNNRNDLKELVSSLFLESVLNIVGTVYERPEGQKNKNLKTGDIEVHIESLEILNLAKPDLPFSIAKSTKAKESTQMKHRYLALRYPELQKNLRLRSQVIGKMREYLIKECNFVDIETPTLFKCTPGGAQEFIVPTQHSGQFYSLTQSPQQFKQLLMIGGFDRYFQVARCYRDETARHDRQPEFSQLDLEMSFVDCNGIMELIENLLMYSWPEEAEPIASPFKRLKFNEAMELYGSDRPDLRIPYQLCRLTNAVDPSIMEETLKIKWNENLEIYALVFPNQHNFLTKSTRESISKLQCECGSAKLIQLKILQKSSAAASNKIYSTFVEGNMREKLNLKDGDVLFLACGEKSITQTLLGRVRVQFTNILESSGQTIRTPGNEMLWITDFPLFSINDETNELEATHHPFSQPHPDDIQYLSEDPTRVRGLHYDLVINGCEIAGGSIRIHEPSLQRQILKMLNIDESLLEHMLDALECGAPPHGGIAIGLDRLMSLLCNTESIKSVIAFPKTSEGRDMMSGAPVSISDKDKALYHIQITK
- the AspRS-m gene encoding aspartyl-tRNA synthetase, mitochondrial isoform X2 produces the protein MTHTCGELNIQNVGENVQLCGWISYLRMDKFIILRDAYGLTQFIIPNNRNDLKELVSSLFLESVLNIVGTVYERPEGQKNKNLKTGDIEVHIESLEILNLAKPDLPFSIAKSTKAKESTQMKHRYLALRYPELQKNLRLRSQVIGKMREYLIKECNFVDIETPTLFKCTPGGAQEFIVPTQHSGQFYSLTQSPQQFKQLLMIGGFDRYFQVARCYRDETARHDRQPEFSQLDLEMSFVDCNGIMELIENLLMYSWPEEAEPIASPFKRLKFNEAMELYGSDRPDLRIPYQLCRLTNAVDPSIMEETLKIKWNENLEIYALVFPNQHNFLTKSTRESISKLQCECGSAKLIQLKILQKSSAAASNKIYSTFVEGNMREKLNLKDGDVLFLACGEKSITQTLLGRVRVQFTNILESSGQTIRTPGNEMLWITDFPLFSINDETNELEATHHPFSQPHPDDIQYLSEDPTRVRGLHYDLVINGCEIAGGSIRIHEPSLQRQILKMLNIDESLLEHMLDALECGAPPHGGIAIGLDRLMSLLCNTESIKSVIAFPKTSEGRDMMSGAPVSISDKDKALYHIQITK